The following are encoded together in the Geobacter sulfurreducens PCA genome:
- the trpD gene encoding anthranilate phosphoribosyltransferase translates to MIKKAIAKVVERIDLTEAEMIEVMDQIMSGGATPAQIAAFITALRMKGETVEEITGAARVMRDRATPIRVGKGVLDIDRDDINIDQETILDVVGTGGDGTNTFNISTTVSFVVASCGVKVAKHGNRAVSSACGSADVLESLGVNLDVTPETVEQAIAKIGIGFLFAPALHGAMKHAIGPRKEIGIRTIFNILGPLTNPAGADCQVLGVYREELVEPLARVLHKLGCRRGFVVHGMDGMDEITLTRETRIAEVTRDGVSVRTITPEEFGFASCPAGELRGGDAAGNARIVRGILEGATGPRRDVVLLNAAFGLVAAGKAVDPAEGVRIAAEAIDSGRALAKLEELITLTNE, encoded by the coding sequence ATGATCAAAAAAGCAATCGCCAAGGTGGTTGAGCGCATCGACCTCACGGAAGCGGAAATGATCGAGGTGATGGACCAGATCATGTCCGGCGGGGCGACCCCGGCCCAGATCGCGGCCTTTATCACCGCCCTGCGGATGAAGGGTGAGACGGTGGAGGAGATCACCGGCGCGGCGCGGGTGATGCGGGACCGGGCAACCCCCATCCGGGTCGGCAAGGGAGTCCTCGATATCGACCGGGACGACATCAACATCGACCAGGAAACGATCCTGGACGTGGTGGGCACCGGCGGGGACGGCACCAACACCTTCAACATCTCCACCACCGTCTCCTTCGTGGTGGCGTCCTGCGGGGTCAAGGTGGCCAAACACGGCAACCGGGCCGTGTCGTCGGCCTGCGGCAGCGCCGACGTGCTGGAATCCCTGGGCGTCAACCTGGACGTGACCCCGGAGACCGTGGAGCAGGCCATTGCGAAGATCGGCATCGGCTTCCTCTTCGCCCCGGCCCTGCACGGCGCCATGAAGCACGCCATCGGCCCCCGCAAGGAGATCGGCATCCGGACCATCTTCAATATCCTCGGCCCCCTCACCAACCCCGCCGGCGCCGACTGCCAGGTGCTGGGCGTCTACCGGGAGGAGCTGGTGGAGCCCCTGGCCCGGGTCCTCCACAAGCTGGGCTGCCGCCGGGGCTTCGTGGTCCACGGCATGGACGGCATGGACGAGATCACCCTCACCCGCGAGACCCGCATCGCCGAGGTGACCCGGGACGGGGTGTCGGTGCGGACCATCACGCCGGAAGAATTCGGGTTTGCCTCCTGCCCCGCCGGGGAGCTCCGCGGTGGCGACGCGGCCGGCAATGCCCGCATCGTCCGCGGCATCCTTGAAGGGGCAACCGGGCCGCGCCGCGACGTGGTACTCCTGAATGCCGCTTTCGGCCTGGTGGCCGCCGGCAAGGCCGTTGACCCGGCTGAAGGGGTTCGCATCGCCGCCGAGGCCATCGATTCGGGCCGTGCCCTGGCAAAGCTGGAAGAACTCATCACCCTGACCAACGAGTAA
- a CDS encoding anthranilate synthase component II gives MLLMIDNYDSFTFNIVQYFGELGEDVRVFRNDGITLDEIEALAPRRLVISPGPCSPEEAGISVAAIRHFAGKIPILGVCLGHQSIGAAFGGTVVRSSTLMHGKTSPIHHNGQGLFRGLPNPFNATRYHSLVVERASLPDCLEITAWVEEGEIMGLAHRELPVWGVQFHPESILTEGGMDLLRNFLEITRS, from the coding sequence ATGCTCCTGATGATTGACAATTATGATTCCTTCACCTTCAATATCGTCCAGTATTTCGGCGAGCTGGGCGAGGATGTGCGGGTCTTCCGCAACGACGGCATTACCCTGGATGAGATCGAGGCCCTGGCGCCCCGGCGCCTGGTCATCTCTCCCGGACCCTGCTCGCCCGAGGAGGCGGGAATCTCCGTGGCCGCCATCCGGCATTTTGCCGGGAAGATTCCAATCCTCGGCGTCTGCCTTGGCCACCAGTCCATCGGCGCGGCCTTCGGCGGCACGGTGGTCCGCAGCTCCACCCTCATGCACGGCAAGACATCGCCCATCCATCACAACGGCCAGGGGCTGTTCCGGGGGCTGCCCAACCCCTTCAACGCCACCCGCTACCACTCCCTGGTGGTGGAGCGGGCCAGCCTTCCGGACTGCCTGGAGATCACCGCCTGGGTAGAGGAGGGGGAGATCATGGGGCTTGCCCACCGGGAGCTGCCGGTCTGGGGGGTCCAGTTCCACCCCGAGTCGATCCTCACCGAGGGGGGGATGGATCTTCTGCGTAATTTCCTGGAGATAACACGGTCGTAG
- the trpE gene encoding anthranilate synthase component I, translated as MYFPDVDTFRALGARGNLIPVCREIMADMDTPVSAFRKLDDGRYAFLLESIEGGEKWARYTFLGASPSTVIRSRGTTVEIITNGETRSVTTDDPLGFVRDFLARFRPVEIPGLPRFFGGAVGYLGYDMVRQFERLPTDKPAVIGAWDSCFLITDTIVIFDNMRQKITVVSNAHLDEGVSVEAAYADAVARIDGIIARLKAPLPAQPAAAAARKVSFSSNITREAFEDAVERAKEYVRAGDIIQVVLSQRFSGELTVDPLDIYRVLRTLNPSPYMFFLRLDDTLVVGASPEVMVRREGNRVELRPIAGTRPRGATPEQDEQLAEELLADPKERAEHVMLVDLGRNDLGRVCRTGTVKVSELMVIERYSHVMHIVSNVQGELAEGRDAFDVVRATFPAGTLSGAPKVRAMEIIDELEPVRREVYGGAVGYFSFSGTMDLAIAIRTLVIRDGVVHLQAGAGIVADSDPASEYQETVNKAMAVVKAIETAEKGLD; from the coding sequence GTGTATTTCCCCGATGTGGATACCTTTCGCGCCCTGGGCGCCCGGGGTAACCTGATTCCCGTCTGCCGCGAGATCATGGCGGATATGGACACCCCGGTCAGTGCCTTCCGCAAGCTCGACGACGGCCGCTATGCCTTCCTCCTGGAGAGTATCGAGGGGGGCGAAAAGTGGGCCCGCTATACCTTCCTCGGCGCCAGCCCCTCCACGGTCATCCGGAGCCGGGGCACCACCGTCGAGATCATCACCAACGGCGAGACCCGTTCCGTGACGACGGACGACCCCCTCGGCTTTGTCCGCGATTTCCTGGCCCGGTTCCGGCCCGTGGAGATCCCCGGGCTTCCCCGCTTCTTCGGCGGCGCCGTGGGGTACCTCGGCTACGACATGGTCCGCCAATTCGAGCGGCTTCCCACGGACAAACCCGCCGTGATCGGCGCCTGGGACTCCTGTTTCCTCATCACCGACACCATCGTGATTTTCGACAATATGCGCCAGAAGATCACGGTGGTCTCCAATGCCCACCTGGACGAGGGCGTTTCCGTCGAAGCGGCCTATGCCGACGCCGTTGCCCGGATCGACGGGATCATTGCCCGGCTCAAGGCGCCGCTGCCGGCCCAGCCCGCCGCGGCCGCGGCCCGGAAGGTCTCCTTTTCTTCCAACATCACCCGGGAGGCGTTCGAGGATGCCGTGGAACGGGCCAAGGAGTACGTCCGGGCCGGCGACATCATCCAGGTGGTCCTGTCCCAGCGTTTTTCCGGCGAGCTCACCGTGGACCCTCTCGACATCTACCGGGTATTGCGGACCCTGAACCCGTCGCCCTACATGTTTTTCCTCCGCCTGGACGATACCCTGGTGGTGGGCGCCTCTCCCGAAGTCATGGTGCGTCGGGAGGGGAACCGGGTGGAGCTCCGCCCCATCGCCGGCACCCGCCCCCGGGGCGCCACGCCGGAACAGGACGAGCAACTGGCGGAGGAACTCCTGGCCGACCCCAAGGAGCGGGCCGAGCACGTGATGCTCGTGGACCTGGGGCGCAACGACCTGGGGCGGGTCTGCCGCACCGGCACCGTGAAGGTGTCGGAGCTCATGGTGATCGAGCGCTACTCCCACGTGATGCACATCGTTTCCAACGTCCAGGGCGAACTGGCCGAGGGGAGGGACGCCTTCGACGTGGTGCGGGCCACCTTCCCGGCCGGCACCCTCTCCGGCGCCCCCAAGGTGCGGGCCATGGAGATCATCGACGAGCTGGAGCCGGTGCGCCGGGAAGTCTACGGCGGCGCCGTGGGCTACTTCTCCTTCTCCGGCACCATGGACCTGGCCATCGCCATCCGCACTCTCGTCATCCGCGACGGCGTGGTGCACCTCCAGGCCGGGGCCGGCATCGTGGCCGACTCTGATCCGGCCTCCGAGTACCAGGAGACGGTCAACAAGGCCATGGCCGTGGTAAAGGCCATCGAGACCGCGGAAAAGGGGTTGGACTGA
- a CDS encoding sensor histidine kinase, whose translation MAEPIVERDQNAFHFLFLELLENVLKLAENPGRCGAYLTAQIRELVGVRTVALLQCVPKAPEGWHDLVSICPERRRGEIPPESLEQLAFLSHEMEGPELWSPAGPPDRGGAVLAALGYGDSLILPLNVGRQRVGVLLLLDVMDRAGIQTITASLERLATVLALIFRNAVLYRDLERQVVSRTHDLLWRAEVDRALAELYPCLISPDVDIEEITTRILEEAMGLTGSEQGFVATIDPLSRTLVIHTFSSMMDCLWQGGEEGRRILFPPGQDGSYPTLWGHSLNTKCPFYTNDPAGHPSAVGVPHGHIPLRHFLSVPVMLGDEVVAQISLANPGRDYTERDLEAIGRVAKFFALAIQRMRAEESIRVLNTELERRVEERTNQLTVSNHELESFCYSVSHDLRAPLRHINSYGTFLLEDYGYLLDDQGREYLARLQAATRRMGSIIDDLLTLSRVSRTELTEEVTDLSRLARDIIDTLRETEPGRWVDVTIEEGLAATGDHTLLPLLLQNLLQNAWKYTSRVERAVIRFGRWYQEGEPVFYVSDNGAGFDMTHADKLFKPFERLHAASEYEGTGVGLATVHRIVLRHGGRIWAESEPGKGATFCFTLPGAFSTCAVS comes from the coding sequence ATGGCGGAGCCGATTGTTGAGCGGGATCAGAACGCGTTCCACTTCCTTTTTCTGGAATTGCTGGAGAACGTGCTTAAGTTGGCGGAGAATCCCGGCCGGTGCGGCGCGTATCTGACTGCCCAGATCCGCGAGCTGGTCGGGGTTCGGACCGTGGCGCTCCTGCAGTGCGTCCCCAAAGCCCCCGAAGGGTGGCATGATCTGGTGAGCATCTGTCCCGAGAGGCGCCGGGGCGAGATCCCGCCGGAGTCCCTCGAACAGCTGGCTTTCCTGAGTCACGAAATGGAGGGGCCGGAACTCTGGTCGCCGGCGGGCCCGCCGGATCGGGGGGGCGCGGTGCTGGCTGCCCTCGGCTACGGCGATTCGCTCATCCTTCCCCTCAACGTGGGGAGACAGCGGGTGGGGGTGCTTCTGCTGCTCGACGTCATGGACCGGGCCGGCATCCAGACCATTACGGCATCACTGGAACGGCTCGCCACGGTCCTCGCGCTGATCTTCCGCAATGCCGTCCTCTACCGCGACCTGGAGCGGCAGGTGGTGTCGCGGACCCACGACTTGCTCTGGCGCGCGGAGGTTGATCGGGCACTGGCGGAACTCTATCCCTGCTTGATCTCCCCCGATGTCGACATTGAGGAGATCACCACCCGCATCCTGGAAGAGGCAATGGGGCTCACCGGGAGCGAGCAGGGCTTCGTGGCCACCATCGATCCGCTGTCGCGGACCCTGGTGATCCATACGTTTTCCTCTATGATGGACTGCCTCTGGCAGGGGGGGGAGGAGGGGCGGAGAATCCTGTTTCCGCCCGGCCAGGATGGTTCCTATCCGACCCTCTGGGGCCACTCGCTCAATACGAAATGTCCCTTCTACACCAATGATCCCGCCGGCCATCCCAGCGCCGTGGGGGTACCGCACGGGCATATCCCGCTCCGGCACTTCCTGTCGGTGCCGGTCATGCTCGGCGACGAGGTGGTGGCCCAGATTTCCCTGGCCAATCCCGGCCGGGACTACACCGAGCGCGACCTGGAAGCCATCGGCCGCGTGGCCAAGTTCTTCGCTCTGGCCATCCAGCGGATGCGGGCCGAGGAGTCGATCCGGGTTCTGAACACGGAGCTTGAGCGGAGGGTTGAGGAGCGTACCAACCAGCTCACCGTGTCCAACCATGAGCTCGAATCGTTCTGCTACTCGGTCTCCCACGACCTGCGGGCGCCCCTGCGCCATATCAACAGCTACGGAACCTTTCTGCTGGAAGATTACGGCTATCTGCTGGACGACCAGGGGCGCGAGTACCTGGCGCGGCTCCAGGCCGCCACGCGCCGGATGGGCTCCATTATCGACGACCTGCTGACCCTGTCACGGGTCTCCCGGACCGAGCTGACCGAAGAGGTAACGGACCTGAGCCGCCTGGCCCGCGACATCATCGATACCCTGCGGGAGACCGAACCCGGGCGCTGGGTCGATGTCACGATCGAGGAGGGGCTGGCGGCCACCGGCGACCACACGCTGCTGCCGCTGCTGCTCCAGAATCTCCTGCAGAATGCCTGGAAATACACCTCGCGCGTCGAGCGCGCCGTTATCCGCTTCGGCCGGTGGTACCAGGAGGGTGAGCCGGTCTTCTATGTGTCGGACAACGGCGCCGGCTTTGACATGACCCATGCCGACAAGCTCTTCAAGCCGTTCGAGCGCCTCCATGCCGCCTCCGAATATGAGGGAACCGGCGTCGGCCTTGCCACGGTCCACCGGATCGTCCTCCGTCATGGCGGCCGCATCTGGGCCGAGAGTGAGCCCGGTAAGGGGGCAACATTCTGTTTCACCTTGCCCGGCGCCTTTTCCACCTGCGCCGTTTCTTGA
- a CDS encoding DUF1638 domain-containing protein, whose translation MDNNALGPGHATVVSCGIFRPEIEHLARQGRFPWPVRFLESMLHMTPSLLEAEITRLIGSLDDGPVVLLFGDCHARMSEHGSLPGVRRVRGVNCCEILLGPERYHRMLRDGVFFLLPEWTSRWEDVFIRRLGFADSRLAAQFMGEMHTRITYLDTGVTAVPLVELERIGHFLGLPVTVEAVDAAALVRVVEESTGDGGADC comes from the coding sequence ATGGACAATAACGCGCTGGGGCCAGGGCATGCGACGGTGGTGAGCTGCGGCATCTTCCGGCCGGAGATCGAGCATCTCGCGCGGCAGGGGCGCTTCCCCTGGCCCGTACGCTTTCTGGAGTCGATGCTCCACATGACGCCAAGCCTGCTGGAGGCAGAGATTACCCGGCTGATCGGTTCTCTGGACGACGGGCCGGTGGTGCTCCTCTTTGGCGACTGTCACGCACGTATGTCGGAGCATGGTTCCCTGCCCGGTGTCCGGCGCGTCAGGGGAGTCAACTGCTGTGAAATTCTGCTCGGGCCGGAGCGTTACCACCGGATGCTGCGCGATGGGGTCTTTTTTTTGCTTCCGGAATGGACCTCACGCTGGGAAGACGTCTTTATCCGGCGCCTCGGCTTTGCCGACTCACGCCTGGCCGCCCAGTTCATGGGTGAGATGCATACACGTATTACGTACCTGGATACCGGGGTGACGGCGGTCCCCCTGGTGGAGCTGGAGAGAATCGGGCATTTCTTGGGGCTTCCCGTGACGGTGGAGGCGGTGGATGCCGCCGCGCTGGTCCGGGTAGTGGAAGAGAGCACAGGCGATGGCGGAGCCGATTGTTGA
- a CDS encoding uroporphyrinogen decarboxylase family protein yields the protein MTSFERVMAAMGGVETDRPPFTLTLSLYGARLIGASPEQYYTSPRLYAEGQDRVAELFGPDILFAPFALAREAEAFGSTVVYHRHGPPNVVKPVVKNAADFMRLADPDPDAHPALLYLRESVRLLADGYKGRVPLAGILTAPVDLPAIIMGIDAWLETLLFEPELASAVLEKTGRHFVAMASRLLGDGADFVAMPVMFFNTALVTSRIAAERIVPALAAAFAQVPGPLVFHHGGNRIAPFLGELAELPGVAGFVIDPRDSFQDARARVGDGRVLLGKLNGPLLGLLTPDDACRVTAEILADRRDDRHFIFASSAADVPWNTPPETISAVADTIRQWQRHGQ from the coding sequence ATGACATCGTTCGAACGGGTCATGGCCGCCATGGGGGGTGTTGAAACCGACCGTCCGCCGTTCACCCTCACCCTGAGCCTGTACGGCGCCCGGCTGATCGGCGCGTCGCCGGAGCAGTACTACACGTCGCCGCGTCTCTACGCCGAGGGGCAGGATCGCGTGGCGGAGCTCTTCGGGCCGGACATCCTCTTTGCTCCCTTTGCCCTTGCCCGCGAGGCCGAGGCCTTCGGCAGCACCGTCGTCTACCACCGGCACGGCCCCCCCAACGTGGTCAAGCCGGTGGTGAAGAATGCCGCCGATTTCATGCGCCTCGCCGATCCCGACCCTGACGCGCACCCGGCCCTCCTCTACCTGCGGGAGAGCGTCCGGCTCCTGGCGGACGGGTACAAGGGACGGGTTCCCCTGGCCGGCATCCTCACCGCGCCCGTGGATCTCCCCGCCATCATCATGGGGATCGACGCGTGGCTGGAGACGCTGCTCTTCGAGCCGGAACTGGCATCAGCGGTGCTGGAAAAGACCGGCCGCCATTTCGTGGCCATGGCGAGCCGCCTCCTGGGCGACGGCGCCGATTTCGTGGCCATGCCGGTCATGTTCTTCAATACGGCGCTGGTTACTTCGCGGATTGCGGCCGAGCGGATCGTGCCGGCCCTGGCGGCGGCCTTTGCGCAGGTGCCGGGTCCCCTGGTGTTCCATCACGGCGGCAACCGGATCGCCCCCTTTCTCGGAGAACTGGCCGAGCTCCCCGGCGTGGCCGGTTTCGTCATTGATCCGCGGGACAGCTTCCAGGACGCCCGTGCCAGGGTCGGCGACGGACGGGTCCTGCTCGGCAAGCTCAACGGGCCGCTGCTCGGCCTGCTGACTCCCGACGACGCCTGCCGCGTCACGGCAGAAATCCTGGCCGACCGCCGGGACGACCGCCATTTCATCTTTGCCTCCTCGGCCGCGGACGTGCCCTGGAATACCCCGCCGGAAACCATCTCCGCGGTTGCGGATACCATCCGGCAGTGGCAGCGCCATGGACAATAA
- a CDS encoding cobalamin B12-binding domain-containing protein yields MEQSLTSEHEELLRLIVDADRDGANALIDRWADEHGYTNALSDLLEPVLREIGDRWGRDEISLAQGFVAGKIAEDTLTKALASADGSGRPPVRGPVVVGNIEDDFHSLGRKMVVTFLRAAGWQVIDLGNDVPPHEFIARAVESDARIIGVSAMMLVTARTIRQVRDELDRLGLSGRVQLAVGGAVFKLRPELVAEVGGDGTADSALAAPTLFDELWRRAHDRSDAA; encoded by the coding sequence ATGGAACAGTCCCTGACCAGTGAGCACGAAGAGCTGCTGCGTCTCATTGTCGACGCCGACCGTGACGGCGCCAATGCACTGATCGACCGGTGGGCGGACGAACACGGCTACACCAATGCCCTCAGCGACCTGCTGGAGCCCGTGCTGCGCGAGATCGGTGATCGGTGGGGAAGGGACGAGATCAGTCTTGCCCAGGGGTTCGTGGCGGGCAAGATCGCCGAGGATACGCTGACCAAGGCGCTGGCCTCCGCCGACGGCAGCGGGCGCCCGCCGGTCCGGGGACCCGTGGTCGTCGGCAACATCGAGGACGATTTTCATTCACTGGGGCGGAAGATGGTCGTCACCTTCCTGCGGGCGGCCGGCTGGCAGGTGATCGACTTGGGCAACGATGTTCCCCCCCACGAGTTCATTGCCCGGGCCGTGGAGAGCGATGCGCGGATCATCGGCGTTTCCGCCATGATGCTCGTCACGGCGCGCACGATCCGCCAGGTCCGCGACGAACTGGACCGTCTGGGGCTTTCCGGCCGTGTGCAGCTTGCCGTGGGGGGCGCCGTGTTCAAGCTCCGGCCGGAGCTGGTGGCTGAAGTGGGCGGAGACGGCACTGCCGACAGCGCCCTGGCCGCGCCGACGCTGTTCGATGAATTGTGGCGCCGCGCCCATGACCGGAGTGATGCGGCATGA
- a CDS encoding sensor histidine kinase codes for MNRRISFKTALLAALLIVGVVPVLTVGLIARSAQRSDLLHHVGASNLTLARAVAREVESSLREPSNFIEHIGKVLEDDKDQASQSVELAEEISSTGLFESLFLLDRTGRVVNVALARNAKGSSGDYLGMDFSRLPIFLETRTKGELSRSKVFLSSISGDPAVMFAAPAGDGVVVGTLGLRVLSDISAHAKPDDQGTVIIVSSRGKVIGHPDYSLVRRQTDLGGLDIVREGLAGKAGTHTYVMNGKSHLGSVVQIPGTGWLVIVEVPLATALAPVNEIEMIFRIAILATIVLASLLALAGRSVIFRPVTALMASARQIARGSYDVVPLPRSFREIDELGDGFRSMADAVKTRESELKERNEELAMTEEELRQQLDEYQVSQDRLVESEERYRQLVESAPDAVLIHCDGRYVFANPAALRLYGADTADQLLGREITDFVHPNSRQVVAERIKLLYQERSPAPLCEQQIVRLDGTVVDVEVVGIPYSHQGRPAVQAVLREITERKQAEQRIRQLNAELEERVRERTALLEAANRELESFSYSVSHDLRAPLRHINGFGLALMEECGDVLPETGKGYLERIRSAARRMGQLIDDLLELSRVSREVMRRERVNLSRIARELVREHQESWPERRVSFEIDDGITAEGDPTLLRVALANLVDNAWKYTAKNEEAHIRVGTADVDGIRAVFVSDDGAGFDMRYVDKLFRPFQRLHRTEEFEGTGIGLATVMRIVQRHGGRVWAEGEVGKGATVYFTLDQPEGG; via the coding sequence GTGAACCGGCGGATAAGCTTCAAGACGGCTCTGCTGGCGGCCCTGCTCATAGTAGGGGTGGTGCCGGTGCTCACTGTGGGACTGATCGCGCGATCAGCCCAGCGCAGCGATCTTCTGCATCACGTGGGGGCAAGCAACCTCACCCTGGCGCGGGCGGTCGCGCGGGAGGTGGAGAGCAGCCTGCGGGAACCGTCCAACTTCATCGAGCACATCGGCAAGGTTCTGGAGGATGATAAGGACCAGGCCAGCCAGTCTGTCGAACTTGCGGAAGAGATCAGTTCCACCGGTCTCTTCGAATCGCTTTTCCTGCTCGACCGCACCGGCAGGGTCGTGAACGTTGCACTTGCGCGCAATGCAAAGGGTTCGTCCGGCGATTACCTCGGCATGGATTTCTCCAGGCTGCCGATTTTCCTGGAAACGCGCACCAAGGGGGAGTTGAGCCGGTCCAAGGTATTCCTGTCGTCTATTTCCGGAGATCCGGCGGTCATGTTCGCCGCGCCGGCCGGGGATGGGGTCGTGGTCGGCACCCTCGGGCTCAGGGTGTTGAGCGACATTTCCGCCCATGCGAAGCCCGACGACCAGGGAACGGTCATCATCGTCAGCAGTCGCGGCAAGGTCATCGGTCATCCGGACTACTCCCTGGTCCGCCGGCAGACCGACCTGGGCGGGCTCGACATCGTCCGCGAGGGGCTGGCGGGCAAGGCCGGCACCCATACCTACGTGATGAACGGCAAGAGCCACCTCGGCAGCGTGGTGCAGATTCCGGGGACGGGGTGGCTCGTCATCGTCGAGGTCCCCCTGGCTACGGCCCTGGCCCCGGTGAACGAGATCGAGATGATTTTCCGGATTGCCATCCTGGCGACCATCGTGCTGGCTTCGCTGCTGGCCCTGGCGGGGAGGTCGGTGATCTTCCGTCCGGTCACGGCGCTTATGGCCAGCGCCCGTCAGATCGCCCGCGGCAGCTATGACGTTGTGCCTCTGCCCCGCAGCTTCCGCGAAATAGACGAGCTGGGGGACGGGTTCCGCTCCATGGCCGATGCGGTCAAGACGCGGGAAAGCGAGCTGAAGGAGCGCAACGAAGAGCTGGCCATGACCGAAGAGGAGTTGCGCCAGCAGCTCGACGAGTACCAGGTGAGCCAGGACCGGCTGGTGGAAAGCGAGGAGCGCTACCGCCAGCTGGTGGAATCCGCTCCCGATGCCGTCCTCATCCACTGTGATGGCCGTTACGTATTCGCCAACCCCGCGGCCCTGCGCCTGTACGGTGCCGATACCGCCGATCAGCTCCTGGGGCGGGAGATTACAGATTTCGTCCATCCCAACAGCCGCCAGGTGGTTGCCGAGCGGATCAAGCTGCTCTACCAGGAGCGGAGTCCGGCGCCGCTGTGCGAGCAGCAGATCGTTCGCCTGGACGGAACCGTGGTTGATGTGGAGGTGGTGGGCATCCCTTACTCCCATCAGGGCCGACCGGCCGTGCAGGCGGTGCTGCGGGAGATCACCGAGCGCAAGCAGGCGGAACAGCGGATTCGCCAGCTCAACGCAGAGCTTGAGGAGCGGGTGCGCGAGCGGACGGCCCTGCTGGAGGCCGCCAATCGTGAGCTGGAATCGTTCAGCTACTCGGTATCCCACGATCTTCGGGCGCCCCTGCGCCACATAAACGGATTCGGCCTGGCGCTGATGGAGGAGTGCGGCGACGTCCTCCCGGAAACGGGCAAGGGCTATCTGGAGCGGATCAGGAGCGCGGCCCGGCGCATGGGCCAGCTCATCGACGACCTGCTGGAGCTGTCGCGCGTTTCCCGCGAGGTCATGCGGCGGGAGCGGGTCAACCTGAGCCGGATAGCGCGGGAACTGGTGCGGGAGCACCAGGAGAGCTGGCCGGAGCGGCGGGTTTCCTTCGAGATCGACGACGGTATCACGGCGGAGGGGGACCCGACGCTTCTGCGCGTGGCCCTTGCCAACCTTGTGGACAATGCCTGGAAGTATACGGCGAAAAACGAGGAGGCCCATATCCGGGTCGGCACGGCCGACGTCGACGGCATCCGGGCCGTCTTCGTCAGCGACGACGGCGCCGGTTTCGACATGCGCTACGTGGACAAGCTGTTCCGGCCGTTCCAGCGGCTCCATCGGACCGAGGAGTTCGAGGGGACCGGCATCGGGCTCGCCACGGTCATGCGGATCGTCCAGCGCCACGGAGGCCGCGTCTGGGCCGAGGGCGAGGTGGGCAAGGGGGCAACCGTCTATTTTACCCTGGACCAGCCCGAAGGGGGGTAG
- a CDS encoding ABC transporter substrate-binding protein — translation MVIRPFARLFALRPVALLACAAVMVSTMSGCRRDDSLKIGYLGTLSGRHSDLGVAGRDGTIFAVEEINRAGGINGKRLELVIRDDEGKAGSAQTAVRELIAAGVAAIVGPMTSSMAMATVPVINGSPVVMISPTVSTGDLSGKDDNFLRIYPTNAQKTRQLAEYARTSLGLSRLAVVYDLSNRSYTDDWRQAFTRQFESLGGTVAPAVSFDASGQTDYLSVARTLLAKKPQGVLILAGAVDAAMLCQQIRKLDTSTALFATEWSSTPELLMHGGTAVEGIVYCQNFIRDDDSTPYVTFCRAFETRFGQLPDFGAVYAYQAVKVTGAGLAKNPAPRGLKGAILGTGTFPGLQGEFTIDRFGDTDRKPFLMTVRQGAFRRVEVP, via the coding sequence ATGGTAATCCGGCCCTTCGCGCGGCTTTTCGCCCTGCGTCCGGTTGCGTTGCTCGCCTGCGCGGCTGTCATGGTTTCGACCATGTCGGGATGCCGACGCGACGACTCTTTGAAAATCGGCTATCTGGGCACCCTCAGTGGCCGCCATTCCGATCTGGGCGTTGCCGGCCGCGACGGTACCATCTTTGCCGTGGAGGAGATCAACCGGGCGGGCGGCATTAACGGAAAGCGCCTGGAACTGGTGATCCGCGACGACGAGGGCAAGGCCGGGAGCGCCCAGACTGCCGTGCGCGAGCTGATCGCGGCCGGCGTCGCCGCCATCGTCGGACCCATGACCAGCTCCATGGCCATGGCAACGGTGCCCGTCATTAACGGTTCGCCGGTGGTCATGATCAGCCCCACCGTCAGCACGGGCGATCTCAGCGGCAAAGACGACAACTTCCTCCGCATTTATCCCACCAACGCCCAGAAGACCCGGCAGCTGGCCGAATATGCCCGCACGAGCCTGGGGCTGTCCCGGCTGGCCGTGGTGTACGACCTTTCCAACCGCTCCTACACCGACGACTGGCGGCAGGCGTTCACCCGGCAGTTCGAGTCGCTGGGCGGCACCGTCGCGCCGGCGGTCTCCTTTGATGCGTCCGGCCAGACCGATTACCTGTCCGTGGCCAGAACGCTCCTGGCAAAGAAGCCGCAGGGGGTTCTCATCCTGGCCGGTGCCGTTGATGCCGCCATGCTCTGCCAGCAGATCCGCAAGCTCGACACTTCCACGGCCCTCTTCGCCACCGAATGGTCCAGCACGCCCGAGCTCCTCATGCACGGCGGGACCGCGGTGGAGGGGATCGTTTACTGCCAGAATTTCATCCGCGATGACGACTCCACCCCCTATGTGACCTTCTGCCGGGCCTTCGAGACACGTTTCGGCCAGCTTCCCGACTTCGGGGCCGTCTATGCGTACCAGGCGGTCAAGGTGACCGGCGCGGGGCTGGCAAAAAATCCCGCGCCCCGGGGGCTGAAGGGGGCGATCCTCGGCACCGGAACCTTTCCCGGTCTTCAGGGCGAGTTTACCATTGATCGTTTCGGCGATACCGACCGGAAGCCGTTCCTGATGACCGTGCGCCAGGGAGCGTTCCGGCGGGTGGAGGTGCCGTGA